The genomic region CCGCGCAGAGGTAGGTGGTGTCGCTCCCGAGGGAGAGCTCTCGAGAGACTCCCGCGGCCCGCTCCCTGGAGATCTCCTCCCGCAGGCCGGCCGCGTACTCCTTCGAGAGCATCCGCTCCACCGGCACCTCGCAGAAATCCGGGTCGCCCACCCTCTCCTGCAGATCTCTGAACGCGAGCTTCTTGGCCTCGACCTCGAGGTGGACGCGCCCGGCACCGAGGGGGTCGAGCTCCGCCAGCTCGAAACCCTCCAGGATGTTGAGCATCTCGAGCGCCGCTATCCCCTGGGTGGGCGGCGGGATCTCGTAGACCCTCACCCCGCGGTAGTCGGTCGAGATGGGCTCGACCCATTCGGTCTGGTGCTCCGCGAGATCCTCCTCGGAGAGGAATCCTCCAGCCTCCCGCACCGACCGGGTGATGCGCCGGGCGATCTCACCCTCGTAGAAGGCGTCCGCCCCGCCCTCGCAGAGGATCTCGAGCGTGCGGGCGAGGTCGGGCTGCAGGAACCTCTGCCCGGCCCGGGGCACCCTCCCACCGGGAAGGAAGCAGCGCGCGGCCGCCGCGTCCTTGCGCAGCATCTCCCCGGCCGTCTCCCAGTAGCGACCGGCCACCTCGGCAACGATACACCCTTCCCTGGCGTAGCGGAGCGCGCTCTCGAGCAGCCGCCCGAGCGGCAGCCGCCCGAGCTCCCTCGCGGCATCCTCCCACAGCCTCACCGCCCCGGGCACGGTCACCGTGAGCGCGCCCCGGTCGGGCATCCGCGAGAGGCCCATATCGCGCAGCTTCTGCGCGTCGATCCCGCGTGGAGCACCACCGGCGCCACAGGCCCCCACCACCCTGCCGCTTTTGGCCTCGTAGAAAAGGAGGAACGCGTCCCCTCCCATCCCGGTGGTCATCGGCGCGACGACGGCCAGGGTGGCCGCCATTGCGACGCACGCATCGACCGCGTTTCCTCCCTCGTCGAGCGCCCGGATGCCAGCCAGGGCCGCCTGCGGGTGCTCGCAGGCCACCGCTCCACGCGTCCCGTAGACCGTCGATCTCCCCCCCACATCGGGCCTCAAGGCCTTCGCGGCGCCCGAAAGCCGTGTATCTCCTGCGTTCGTCACCGCCCTCCTCCGGTCGTGGTGGGTTCTCTCTTACAGTCTTCTCCTGTCCCTCAGTTTACATTCCTGTTCGAAGGGTACATTCCCTGCAAGAAAACGATCAAGGAGGAAAGGCATGAGCCCGAGGGACCTGTACATAGGAGGGACCCTGGCGTCGATCGCGATCTCGCTCGGACTGTTCGCCCGCGGCAGGCGCAACGAGGCGATCTTCGTCGGGCTCTGGGCCCCGACCGTCCTACAGCTCGGGGAGGCGCTGCTGGCCCGCTCCAGGGAGAGCTAGCGCCCGAACTCGCGCAGAAGCTCCGCGAGGCCGATGCGCTTCACTATCGGGCGTCCGTGCGGGCAGACATCCCCGAACTCACACGACGCCCACTCTTTCAGCAGCCGGGCCATCTGGTCCGGCTGCAGTCTCTCTCCGAACTTCGTCGATCCGCGGCAGGCGAGGGCTTTCGCCAGATCCTCGCCCCCCGCGAGCGTCTCTATCGCGGCGAGGAAAGCCTCGGCCGCATCAGCGGTCCCTTCGGGGACGCTCGTGAGCTTCACCACGTCCGTCCCGAACGTCTCGAACCGGAAGCCGAGCGCCTCCAGCTCCCCCTCGAAGCCCCAGACCTCAGCCGCAAGACCCTCCGGAAGGTGCACCGGGACGGGCTCTCGCAGCGGCGTGGGATCGCGCCTGAGGTCCCTCTGCAGACGCTCGTAGAGGATGCGCTCGTGCGCCCCGTGCTGGTCGAGGACGAGGAGCTCCTCCCCCCTCTGGGCGACGATCATGCGCCCGGCGAACTGACCCAGGAGCTGGAGATCCGCCGGCCCGTCCTCCCCCCGTCCGGCACCCCGCTCGCGGCGCTCGAGGGAGAGGGCGCCGCGGATCGCGCCGACCACCAGCGGGTACACAGAGCGCCCGCCGCGCAGCCTCACCGCGCTCTTGGCCGGATGGACGTTCACGTCCACCTCGCCGGGGCCGAGCTCGAGCCGCAGGAAGGCCGCCGGGTGGCGGCCCTTCGGCAGCAGGTCGGCGTAGGCCCGGAAGACCGCAGGAGCGAAGGAGTCCGGCTCGACGACCCGTCCGTTGACGGCGACGTGCAGGTAGCGCCGGGTCGGGAAGCTCACGTGCAGCGGGCTCACCAGGCCCCCGACCACCTCGTCGTCGAGCGGGACGAGGCTCCCCGCCAGCCCGAGACCGTAGAGCTGGGCGACCCGTTCCCGCAGGTCCGCGGCGGGCGGCAGCGCGAGCGCCCCGCGGCCGTCCGAGCGCAGGCAGAACCCCACCCCGGGCCATCCGAGCGCGAGCGAAGAGACCACCGAGACGACCGCGCTCGCCTCGGCCCGCGGGCTGCCCAGAAAACCCCGGCGCACCGGCAGGTTCAGGAAGAGGTCGCGCACCTCGACCGTCGTGCCCGGTGGGTGCGCGGCGGGGGCGGAACGATGCACCTCCCCGCAGAACGCCTCCACCCGCCAGCCCCGCCCGCCGCACCTCGAGGTGGTGAGCGAGAGCGAGGAGACCGAGGCCATCGAATGCAGCGCCTCGCCCCTGAAACCGAGGGAGGTGATGCAAGAGAGATCCTCCGGGCGTTCGATCTTGCTCGTCGCGTGCGAAAGCAGCGCCCTCTCCGCGTCCTCCGGGGACATCCCCTCCCCGTCGTCCTGGACCCGGATGAGGGAGGTCCCGCCGCGTTCTACCTCTATCGAGATCCTGCAGGCCCCGGCGTCGAGCGCGTTCTCGACGAGCTCCTTCACGGCGGAGGCCGGCCGCTCTATGACCTCCCCTGCCGCGATCCGGCGCGCCACCTCGGGAGGCAGGATGCGCACCCTCCCGCCGTAGGGAGCCGTCCCCTCGCGGAGGACCGCCTCCGGCAAGACCCTCACCCCGCGAACCCCTTTATCCCCTCGGCCTCCAGGCGCGAGAGTATCTCCCCGGCCCGCTCGACGACCGGCCGCGGGAGCCCGGCGAGCCGCGCCACGTGCACCCCGTAGGAGGAGGACTCCGAGCCCTCCTCGATCCTGTGCAGGAAGACTATCTCGCCGCCGACCTCCTCGACGGTCGCCTTGAGGTTGCGGCAGCCGGGGAGCGTGTCGGCCAGACGGGTCAGCTCGTGGTAGTGGGTGGCGAACAAAGTGAGCGACTGCACCTCGTCGTGCAGGTGCTCGGCGATCGCCCAGGCGAGGCTCATCCCGTCGTAGGTCGAGGTCCCGCGCCCGACCTCGTCCAGGATCACGAGCGAGCGCGAGGTCGCCGAGTTGAGGATCGTCGCCGCCTCGGTCATCTCGACCATGAAAGTCGACTCCCCGCTCGCGAGCCTGTCCTCCGCGCCGACGCGGGTGAAGATCCTGTCCACCACCCCCAGAGACGCCTCCCCGGCCGGCACGTACGAGCCGGACTGGGCGAGCAGGACGATGAGCGCGGTCTGCCTGAGGTAGACGGACTTCCCGGCCATGTTGGGTCCGGTTATGATCTGCAGGCGCGAGGAGCCGTCTATGCTCACGTCGTTCGGGACGAAGGGGGTGTCGGTGGCGTGCTCGACGACCGGGTGCCGTCCGGCCCTGATCTCGATCCCGCGCCCCTCGGTGATGCGCGGCCGGCAGTAGCGCAGCTCGCTGGCCGCCGCGGCG from Rubrobacter calidifluminis harbors:
- the ggt gene encoding gamma-glutamyltransferase; this translates as MTNAGDTRLSGAAKALRPDVGGRSTVYGTRGAVACEHPQAALAGIRALDEGGNAVDACVAMAATLAVVAPMTTGMGGDAFLLFYEAKSGRVVGACGAGGAPRGIDAQKLRDMGLSRMPDRGALTVTVPGAVRLWEDAARELGRLPLGRLLESALRYAREGCIVAEVAGRYWETAGEMLRKDAAAARCFLPGGRVPRAGQRFLQPDLARTLEILCEGGADAFYEGEIARRITRSVREAGGFLSEEDLAEHQTEWVEPISTDYRGVRVYEIPPPTQGIAALEMLNILEGFELAELDPLGAGRVHLEVEAKKLAFRDLQERVGDPDFCEVPVERMLSKEYAAGLREEISRERAAGVSRELSLGSDTTYLCAVDEEGNGCSFINSLYKGFGSGIVAGGTGVCLQNRGACFTLEEGHPNELAPGKRPLHTIIPALATREDALWAVFGVMGGPMQPQGHAQLLADLLDYGMSPQEAAEHPRHFHDGDTLLLEGRYPERTVEGLRRMGHAVEVGPDYAVPTGGAQVIRILEGGVRACGSDPRKDGCALAQ
- the mutL gene encoding DNA mismatch repair endonuclease MutL, which encodes MRVLPEAVLREGTAPYGGRVRILPPEVARRIAAGEVIERPASAVKELVENALDAGACRISIEVERGGTSLIRVQDDGEGMSPEDAERALLSHATSKIERPEDLSCITSLGFRGEALHSMASVSSLSLTTSRCGGRGWRVEAFCGEVHRSAPAAHPPGTTVEVRDLFLNLPVRRGFLGSPRAEASAVVSVVSSLALGWPGVGFCLRSDGRGALALPPAADLRERVAQLYGLGLAGSLVPLDDEVVGGLVSPLHVSFPTRRYLHVAVNGRVVEPDSFAPAVFRAYADLLPKGRHPAAFLRLELGPGEVDVNVHPAKSAVRLRGGRSVYPLVVGAIRGALSLERRERGAGRGEDGPADLQLLGQFAGRMIVAQRGEELLVLDQHGAHERILYERLQRDLRRDPTPLREPVPVHLPEGLAAEVWGFEGELEALGFRFETFGTDVVKLTSVPEGTADAAEAFLAAIETLAGGEDLAKALACRGSTKFGERLQPDQMARLLKEWASCEFGDVCPHGRPIVKRIGLAELLREFGR